From Chengkuizengella sediminis:
TCAGCGGCTAATATAAAATATAAGTCCCTTACAATGTAATACTGGTGTTATTATACTCAATAATAGGAGGATATAAGTTATGCCATACATAAATCTTCAAATAACAAAAGGAGCTACTCGTGATCAAAAAGCTAAAATCGTAAAAGAGTTTACGGAAACGCTAGTAAATGTACTCGGTAAAAATCCAGAACATACGCATATTGTAATCCAAGAAATTGAGGATGAAAATTGGGGTTTTTCTGGAATTTTAACGGATGACTTTCGAAAACAGTAAAGACCATGAGTTGAAAACGATATGATATTGTATAGTAGGAGAGACTGATTGAATTTATTATAGATGATAAAAAAACAAGGAGGTTGCCCTAGCCCTCCTTGTTTAATTGTTTTGAAAGAATTAATTTATACATAATATTTTACAAATTATTATCAATTACCAACCCCGCAGCACTCGTAGGTCCTTTTAAAATAATTTGAGTCATCATGAAAGACATTTCCTCTGGAGAAGGATATTCTTTCTCTTTTAACCACCAATCAACCATACCAACAAAAGCGGAACTAGCAAAATGAATATATATTTTTTTTGGAATTTTAAAATCCGTATCGTCCATTCCTAGTTCAATTAAATTATCTTCAAATTTACGGACAATGACATCCTCTAGCTTATTTCTAAAATCATAGATCCCGTGTTCACCAAACATGACTTGATAAAAGGAACGATGCTTTTCAACATTTTCATAAACCTTCTGTACGGTCATTTGTATTTTTTTGATTTTTATCTGTTTTTTTTCAATATGGTTTTTAGGATCATAGATATTCATAAGTTCATTTAGAACGGAATCCATCATTTGTTCCAATAAATCATACTTGTCTTGATAATGTAAATAAAATGTTGCTCGGTTTATCATTGCTTCATCTGCAATGTTTTGGATTGTGATACTGTCAAAGCCTTTTTGCTGGATCAACTTTAAAAATGCGCCCCTAATTAATTTCCTTGTTCTTGTGATCCGAAGATCCACTTTGTTTCCCATTTCATAGTCCTCCAATCATTTTTTGTATATTAAACAACAATGAATGGATCTATGTCGTTTATATAACAAACCAGTTGACATTGATTATTGTGTGTCTTTGTATTTCTCTAATATAATGACAGTATAATCAACAAGGTGATAATTAATCAACAAAATGTTTAAAAAAGTAAACCTTTCTTAAAGTGGAGGGGTTTCTAAAGGAGTGAGAATGTATGATGAAACTGTTTTTTAGACAGAAGTTATTTTGGGTCGGATTAGGTGGCACTATCATTGCTGTTTTTATATTCACGTTTGCTTTTATGGGTTCAACGGTGAATCCAACGCCAGAAGGACTTCCTATCGCAGTTGTCGTGCAGGATGAAGGGATGCAGCTCCCTAATGGAAGTAATATGAATTTTGGAGAATTATTAAAAGAAAAAATGAATGGAATTGATAACTCATCGGTTAAATGGTCATTTCTCTATAATGTGGATAAAGCTACCCAAGAAATGAATGAGAAAAACTACTATGCAACCATAGTGTTACCTGAAAATTTCTCTCGTGATGTTTTTTCATTATTATCCGAAAATGCCA
This genomic window contains:
- a CDS encoding tautomerase family protein; translation: MPYINLQITKGATRDQKAKIVKEFTETLVNVLGKNPEHTHIVIQEIEDENWGFSGILTDDFRKQ
- a CDS encoding TetR/AcrR family transcriptional regulator, with product MGNKVDLRITRTRKLIRGAFLKLIQQKGFDSITIQNIADEAMINRATFYLHYQDKYDLLEQMMDSVLNELMNIYDPKNHIEKKQIKIKKIQMTVQKVYENVEKHRSFYQVMFGEHGIYDFRNKLEDVIVRKFEDNLIELGMDDTDFKIPKKIYIHFASSAFVGMVDWWLKEKEYPSPEEMSFMMTQIILKGPTSAAGLVIDNNL